The stretch of DNA AAAACAGCAGAAATTATATATTTCTGCTGTTTTATACTCTCGCGTTTATCTATAAAATCTATATCTTTTGCGCTGGAGATTCCAATACCTTTACACTCACATTGCTTACGGATTTAGCAACACCTGTCTCTCCATGAATATTTGAAAGAAAGTTGGGAAAGCTTTCAATAGGAAAGGCCCAATAATAATGTCCATTTACCGGAGATGAAAAATTAGCCAACAAGACCCCTGTCAATTTCATAGGAACAAAATATTCAACTGAAGACCCCTTTAGTTTTGTAAGTATAGCGATTGTCTTTTTAGAATGAGCCGGTACTATAGCCTTATATGTACTTGTCTCTGTTATTTCTTCTGAGCTTTCTGTACCGTCTGTTGTGTCTCCTCCAACAACAACTTTAGTACTTGCTGATGCTTTTGCTACTAATGGAATATCAACAGATACCGTAGCCCCAACTTCAAATGATCCGGAAACAGTACGCTTCCAAGAGGTTGAATAACCCTTTTTATAGGAGTAAGATACTGTAATCTCACTTTCTCTATCACTATTATTAACAGCTTCCGTAGTGTAAGCATCATCCGGTAGATCTAGCCCATTTGTTTCGATATTTATCTTAGGTGTTCCCAAAACAACAGAAACATCTGGGTTGGAGGCTGTATTTCGTGTATCTCCATCTACAGATAAATCAGAGCTGAACGTAATTCCATCTGGAATCTGGCCATAATAAGAAAAAACGTTCTTCAGTCTTTCTCTTTGACCAGAAGAATAAATATCGTACCCCATATCTTTTAGATAACCGGCTTTGAAAGGAAGTCTTTTTTCTCCATTTATTAAATTATTATTGGCATTTAAAGGCTGAGAAGTCAATTTAAACTCATCCACTACTTTCCATCCTTTTTGAAGCATTTCCGCTTCTGTCATTTCTACTTTTTTTACATCGTTATAATTTAAATTTCCCATATCTTCATTTCCGGAATTAACTTCATCTCTTGAACATGAAGCAGAAGATATTAATAGTAAAAACATTAAAATAGAATTTGCTTTTTTTCTCATTTTGATTATTTTTATTGCGTTTAATAATCAAATCTACAAAACACTAACCAAAAAACAAACATATTTTACGAATTAAATAAAATTTAACTTATTATCACCAGTCTTGAGTCTTATCAATCGCTTTATCTGTCGATATATTAACACAAAATATCATTTTTATGAAGTTTATCAGTTCTACAGGTGGTTTTTTAAAAATTATTTTTAAGTAACTTTGATATATTTTGAAAAAATGAAAAAGCTTGAATCTAGAGAAGACATTGAATTATTGGTCAATTCCTTTTATCAAAAAGTAGTTCAGGATGAGACCATTGGATTTTTCTTTAAAGACATTATTAAAGTAGACTGGGATAAACACCTTCCGAAAATGTATTCTTTCTGGGAAACCATTCTCTTTGGCCAAATGAGCTATAAAGGAAACCCTATGGCCGTTCACTTTCCCATTAATGAACTCAAAGCTATGGAAAAGAAACATTTTGAACAATGGCTTGCTTTATGGAAAAAGACCATTGAAGAAAACTTTGTCGGTGAAAATGCAGATATGGCCATTTACAAATCTGAAAATATTGCCAAGTTAATGGCTTATAAAATGGAAATGGCTAGAAAACTCTAGACTGGGCCGGTTTCGAAATATAAGATTCAATACGGAGTTCGGGTTTTACAGATAAGCGAACAAAGTTGTCTTTTTGCCCTTTGATTTTTCTAGGGAACTACTACTGTAAAAATATAAGCCGCTAAATTTACTAAAAGTACCGTTCCGTATAAAACATTCGTCTTTCCTCTGCTTAACGAAAGCATAACAATAAATACAGATAAAGAAAGTAAAATAATATCTTTTTTATCAAGCCCTAATACAAAAGGCATATCATACATAATACTCACTACAGATACTGCCGGAATGGTTAAACCAATACTTGCCAAAGCAGACCCCAGTGCCAGGTTTAAACTGGATTGTATTTGATTATTTCTTGCTGATCTTATAGCTGCAACTCCTTCCGGAAGTAAAACTACCGCTGCAATAATCACCCCTACTAAGGATTTCGGAGCACCTGCATTCTGTACCATATCCTCAATCGTCCCGGAAAGTCCTTTTGCCATTAAGACAACAATCACAAGACATAATATCAGAAAGAAAAAGCTTACGATAGCCAAAAACTTCGAAGGAATATAATAGGAATCAGGATCTTCATCTGGAGTGACAAAATAGTTTCTATGTCTTACCGTCTGAACCATCAGAAATACTCCATAAATAACAAGACAAGCAACAGAAACAAAAACTAACTGAGCCGGATTATAGAAAGGACCATTGACACTTGAAGTAAAATTTGGAAGGATCAATGTTAAGATTAATATGGAAACAATACTTACGAGATAAGTAGTGGCAGAAGTTCTTGCAAAAAACTGTTCATAATATTTCACCCCTCCTACTAAAATACATATCCCCAGAATTCCGTTAAGAATAATCATGACTGCAGCAAAAACAGTATCTCTAGCCAGTGTGACCGCCTGATCTCCTCCGGCAATCATAAGTGAAATAATAAGCGCTACCTCAATGGTTGTAATACAAAGAGCAAGAATGATTGTTCCGAAAGGCTCTCCTACTTTATGGGCAACTACTTCAGCATGATGAACTGCTGACAATACGCTTCCGGTAAGTAAAAGACCTGCAATAACTTCAAAAACAACCCCTTGTGTCATGAGTCCTGAAAAGTAATATCCTACCGCCAGAACAGGAATAATATAGGTATAGTGTAAAAGTTCTTTTAATTTCATAAGTGTCTACAAAATACAAAAAATCTATGAAAATTTTAATATCAAAAGAAAATATTAATGATATTTTAATGACACCAAAAGTTATAATCCTGAAAATCGGTCAACATATGCAGTAAAAGTCCAATGCCAATAACTCTGATATTTCCTTTAAAAAAAAGCAGCAAAAAGTACACCGCAATTGCATAATACGAATGTAAAAAATGGAATCCTATACTATTTCTGGAAGGATCAAAAACAGGATTTGCAAATAAATGATCCAAATCTACAAGCATTGTAGCTAATAGAATGAGATATACCTGTTTCCAGTTTTTCCGGTAAAAAATCAAAGCAATAAACACCGGGAAAACCAGATGTAAAAAGTAATGCATACATGATTTCCAAAAAAGACAATCCATCACACTCTTCCTTTTAAATAATTCTGTCTTACTTCCTCATCCAATTTTTCAATAGCATATCTCAGAGATGTTCTTGGCATTTCTTTGTAATATTCGTTGAGGTAGCGAATCAATTCTTCTTCATTCTTCTGCCCCATTTCCCTCAACAGCCACCCATTAGCTTTATGCATCAGATCATGAGGATGTTTCAAATTATTCGTTACCAACTCTTTTGTCAGCCGAAAAGAGCCTTTTTTCACATAGTGCATAGTTCCGACAACAGCAATTCTTTTATGCCACATTTCTTCAGAGACCGAAAGCTTTCGCAATAAGTCTTCATTCTGATTTTCAAAAGCATATCTGCCCAAAATTTTA from Chryseobacterium piperi encodes:
- a CDS encoding group III truncated hemoglobin, translating into MKKLESREDIELLVNSFYQKVVQDETIGFFFKDIIKVDWDKHLPKMYSFWETILFGQMSYKGNPMAVHFPINELKAMEKKHFEQWLALWKKTIEENFVGENADMAIYKSENIAKLMAYKMEMARKL
- a CDS encoding calcium:proton antiporter yields the protein MKLKELLHYTYIIPVLAVGYYFSGLMTQGVVFEVIAGLLLTGSVLSAVHHAEVVAHKVGEPFGTIILALCITTIEVALIISLMIAGGDQAVTLARDTVFAAVMIILNGILGICILVGGVKYYEQFFARTSATTYLVSIVSILILTLILPNFTSSVNGPFYNPAQLVFVSVACLVIYGVFLMVQTVRHRNYFVTPDEDPDSYYIPSKFLAIVSFFFLILCLVIVVLMAKGLSGTIEDMVQNAGAPKSLVGVIIAAVVLLPEGVAAIRSARNNQIQSSLNLALGSALASIGLTIPAVSVVSIMYDMPFVLGLDKKDIILLSLSVFIVMLSLSRGKTNVLYGTVLLVNLAAYIFTVVVP
- a CDS encoding DUF6122 family protein — encoded protein: MHYFLHLVFPVFIALIFYRKNWKQVYLILLATMLVDLDHLFANPVFDPSRNSIGFHFLHSYYAIAVYFLLLFFKGNIRVIGIGLLLHMLTDFQDYNFWCH